Within Dysosmobacter sp. Marseille-Q4140, the genomic segment AGTAATAGATACATAAGATGTCTTTCATGGGTTCCTCCACATAATGAAACGCTCAGTCCAGCAGGAAGCTCTTCACCATGGCGAAGGCCTCCCGCAGGTAGTAGTTGATCTCCAGATGGGCCCAGGGCAGCGCCGCGCCCACGCCCACAGTGTCGCCGTAGCCGTTCCGGGCGGCCAGAAGCCCCGCCCGGGCCAGGTGGAAGTCATTGGTGACCACCGCCACCGTATCCGCGGCCGGGTCCACCCCCGCCTCCTCCAAAAGGGGCCTGGAGAGGGCGAAATTCTCCGCTGTATTGGAGGCGGATTCCTCCAGAATGAGCCGCTCCGCCGCCACGCCCCGGGCCGCCAGGTAGTCGTACATACACTGCGCCTCGGAGATCTCCTCCCCGTAACCCCGGCCGCCGGTCAAAACCGCCGGGATATCCGGGTGGGCCGTGAGATAGTCCAGTGCCGCATCCAGCCGGGTCTTGAGGGACAGCGACGGCTCAGTGCCGTTGACCCCGGCGCCCAGGACGATCACCGCGCCGGCGCTCTCCTCCGGCGGGGCCTTGCACCCCTCATGGATCACAAAGATCTCGATCAGCGCCAGGGGGATCAGCACCAGCGCCAAGGCGGCCCGGAAGACCAGCCGGCACCGCCGGCCGGCTCTGGACCGGCGGGCCCAGCGCCGGAGATACTCCCCTGCCGTCAGCGCCGCCGCCAAGGCCAGCAGCAGGAAGCCGGAAAACCGGATACCCAGGCCGCGCAGCAGCACCAGGGCGAGCCCCACCGCGGCGCATACCACTGCGGCGGTCAGGACAGTCTGGCCCCGCTGGCGCCGGGCGCCCTTGTAACGGTCATATCTGTACAGGGGTCTGGCTTTATCCCTCTGCCTCCTCACTGAGCTGCTCCCACCTTTCGTACAGGGCGTCCAGCTCCGTCTGAGCCGCCTCTTTCTCTTGTACCAGTTCGTTCAGCTTCTCATAGTCGCAGGCGGCGGCCTCCATGTCCGCCTCCAGGGCGGCGATCCGCTCCTCCGCCTTGGCGATGTCCCGCTCGCAGATGGTCAGCTGCCGCCGGGCGGCCTGCTGGGCCTTGTTGCCCCGCTGGGGCCGCTCTGTGACGGTCTTTTCCTTTACAGGCTTTGCCGTCTCCTGCTTTTCCGCCTCCTCCTGGGCCTTCACCTGCCGGTATTGGGCAAAGCCCATGGGATAGTCGGTGATGGTGCCGCCGGAGACCTCCCAGATGCGGGTGGCGAAGCGGTTGATGAAATACCGGTCGTGGGAGACGAAGAGCAGTGTGCCGTCGTAAGCCTCCACCGCCTCCTCGATCCACTCCCGGGAGTCGATGTCCAGATGGTTGGTGGGCTCGTCCAGGATCAAAAAGTTGATCTCGTCGTCCATCAGCATGCACAGCCGCAGGCGGCTCTGCTCGCCGCCGGAGAGGACGGAGACGGGCTTCATCACATCCTCTCCCCGGAAGTCATAGGCCGCCAGCCGGTTCCGGGCCGACTGGGCGGAGAGGCCCCGCTTGGCGGCCATCATGTTCTCCACCAGGTTCCAGTCCGGGTGGTCGAACTCCACCACCTGGGGCAGATACGCCTCCTTCACCTGGGGGCCGGTGCGGATGCGGCCGTCGTCGGGGTACAGCTCCCCCACGATCATCTTGATGAGGGTGGACTTGCCGGTGCCGTTGTCCCCGATGAGGCCGATGCGCTCGCCGCCCTCCACCCGGAGGGTGATGCCGTCGAAAAGACGCTTGTCCCCGAAGCCCTTGGAGAGGTTCCGGATGGAGAGCACCTCGTCGCCGTGGAACTCGGCGGCGTTGAAGCGGGCGTCCATCTTCCGGGCCTTGGTGGGCTTGGAGGTGGTCCGCATCCGCTCGATGCGCCGTTCCATGGAGATGGCCCGGCGGTAGGTCTTGTCCATGCCCTGGAAGGCCCAGAGGCGCAACTGCTCCGCCGCCTTTTCCAGCTGGGCGATCTTGGCCTGCTCCTTCTCGTACTGCTTCATCCGCTCCTGGTAGCGGCGCTCCTTCTCCACGGCGTAAAAGCTGTAATTGCCGCTGTAAAACTCCGCTCTGCCGTCCTGGATCTCGATGACCCGGGTGACGGTGCGGTCGAGAAAATAGCGGTCGTGGGAGATGGTGACCACCGTGCCCCGGAAGGTGCGGATGTACTCCTCCAGCCACTCGGTGGCGTGGAGGTCCAGGTGGTTGGTGGGCTCGTCCAGCAGGAGGATGTCCGTGTCCTCCAGGATCAGCCGTCCCAGGTTCACCCGGGTCTTTTCCCCGCCGGAGAGGCTGTCGAAGAGCTGCTGGCGCATCTGCGCGGGAATGGACAATCCGTTTGCGATCTTGTTGACCGCCACGTCGGTATCGTACCCGCCGAAGGCCTCGAACCGCTCGCCCAGGGCGCCGTAGCGCCGCAGGAGGGCCGCATCGCTCTCCCCCGCCGCCATGCGCCGCTCCAGAGAGCGCATCTCCTCCGCCAGGCTCTCCAGCCGGGAAAAGGCGGAGCGCAGCACATCCTCCACCGTGTAGCCGGCCGGATACACCGGGATCTGGGAGATCAGTCCCACCCGGCGGCCCTGGCCGATGGTGACGGTGCCCTCGTCGCTCTCCAGCTCCCCGGTGAGGACCTTGAACAAGGTGGTCTTGCCGGCGCCGTTGCGGCCCAGCAGGCCCACCCGCTCGCCCTGGTCGATCTGGAAGGTCAGGCCGTCCAGCACGTTGTGGCCCACCTCAAAGGACTTGACCAGGCCGTTTACCTGTATCTCAATCATACGTCTTTCGCAGCCGCTCCACCAGCTTCTCGAAGTGCATGGCATGAGACGCCTTGATCAGCATGGCGGTGTTCTCCTCCAGCTGGCGCGTCAGCTCGTGGACGGCCTCCTCCTTGGTAGCGAAATGCAGCGTGGTGCCGCCGCTCTGGGCGGCGCCGTCGGCGATCTTGGCGGCCTTTTCCCCGATGGCGGCCACAAAGTCAATGCCCAGCATGGCCGCGAGAGCCCCCATGTTGTAGTGGGCCTGGGCGGTCAGGTTCCCCAGCTCGCCCATATCGCCCAGCACGGCCACCTTCCGGTCACACTCGGTCTTGGCAAGGATCTCCAGTGCCGCGGTGACAGACTGGGGATTGGCATTGTAGCAGTCGTCCAGGATCAGCCGGTTGCCCGGCAGGCGGATCACCCGCATCCGGGACCCGGCGCTCTCATAGGACGCCACGCCCCGGACAATCTCCTCCCGGCTCAGCCCCAGCTCCTCGGCAATGGCCACCGCCATGGAGGCGGAGTAGGCCATGTGCTCGCCGGGAGCGGGAATGGTCAGAGCATAGCGGTCCCGGGGAGTGGTGACGGTGCAGGTGATGCCCGCCACGCCGTGGTCCGCGATCTCCGTGATCCGCACGTCGCAGTCCGGGGTCTGGCCGCAGCGCAGCACGCGGAAGGGCAGCTCCAGGCCCCGCAGCAGGGCGTCGTCTCCATTGAGAACGGCCAGCCCTCCGGGCCGGAGATTTTCAAAGATCTCGCACTTGGCCTCCAGGATCCCCTGGCGGCTGCCCAGATTTTCGATGTGGGCGTCTCCGATGTTGGAGATGACGGCGATGTCAGGCCGCACCATCTCGCCCAGATACCGGATCTCCCCGAAGTGGTTCATGCCGGTCTCGATCACCGCCGCCTGATGCTCCGCCGTCAGGCCCAGCAGGGTCAGGGGGGTGCCGATGTCGTTGTTGAAGTTCTCCGGCGTTTTCAGCACCCGGAGCTTCGCCCCCAGCACGGCGGCGATCATCTCCTTGGTGGTGGTCTTTCCCACGGAGCCGGTGATCTGCACAAAGGGGATGGGGAACCGGTCCCGGTAGGCGGAGGCCAGGGCCCGCAGGGCCAGGCGCGTATCCGCCACCTGGATATAAAACTTATCCGCCCGCAGCCGCTCGGGCACCCGGGCGCACAGGCATCCGGCGGCGCCGGCATCCAGCGCGGCGTCGATGAAGTCGTGGCCGTCGAACCGCTCCCCCACCCAGGGCAGGAACAGACTGTCCTTGA encodes:
- a CDS encoding YdcF family protein, with translation MRRQRDKARPLYRYDRYKGARRQRGQTVLTAAVVCAAVGLALVLLRGLGIRFSGFLLLALAAALTAGEYLRRWARRSRAGRRCRLVFRAALALVLIPLALIEIFVIHEGCKAPPEESAGAVIVLGAGVNGTEPSLSLKTRLDAALDYLTAHPDIPAVLTGGRGYGEEISEAQCMYDYLAARGVAAERLILEESASNTAENFALSRPLLEEAGVDPAADTVAVVTNDFHLARAGLLAARNGYGDTVGVGAALPWAHLEINYYLREAFAMVKSFLLD
- a CDS encoding UDP-N-acetylmuramoyl-tripeptide--D-alanyl-D-alanine ligase codes for the protein MQPMTVQEIAAAVEGRWLNPAPQAPQVRAVCTDSRKVLKDSLFLPWVGERFDGHDFIDAALDAGAAGCLCARVPERLRADKFYIQVADTRLALRALASAYRDRFPIPFVQITGSVGKTTTKEMIAAVLGAKLRVLKTPENFNNDIGTPLTLLGLTAEHQAAVIETGMNHFGEIRYLGEMVRPDIAVISNIGDAHIENLGSRQGILEAKCEIFENLRPGGLAVLNGDDALLRGLELPFRVLRCGQTPDCDVRITEIADHGVAGITCTVTTPRDRYALTIPAPGEHMAYSASMAVAIAEELGLSREEIVRGVASYESAGSRMRVIRLPGNRLILDDCYNANPQSVTAALEILAKTECDRKVAVLGDMGELGNLTAQAHYNMGALAAMLGIDFVAAIGEKAAKIADGAAQSGGTTLHFATKEEAVHELTRQLEENTAMLIKASHAMHFEKLVERLRKTYD
- a CDS encoding ABC-F family ATP-binding cassette domain-containing protein, whose protein sequence is MIEIQVNGLVKSFEVGHNVLDGLTFQIDQGERVGLLGRNGAGKTTLFKVLTGELESDEGTVTIGQGRRVGLISQIPVYPAGYTVEDVLRSAFSRLESLAEEMRSLERRMAAGESDAALLRRYGALGERFEAFGGYDTDVAVNKIANGLSIPAQMRQQLFDSLSGGEKTRVNLGRLILEDTDILLLDEPTNHLDLHATEWLEEYIRTFRGTVVTISHDRYFLDRTVTRVIEIQDGRAEFYSGNYSFYAVEKERRYQERMKQYEKEQAKIAQLEKAAEQLRLWAFQGMDKTYRRAISMERRIERMRTTSKPTKARKMDARFNAAEFHGDEVLSIRNLSKGFGDKRLFDGITLRVEGGERIGLIGDNGTGKSTLIKMIVGELYPDDGRIRTGPQVKEAYLPQVVEFDHPDWNLVENMMAAKRGLSAQSARNRLAAYDFRGEDVMKPVSVLSGGEQSRLRLCMLMDDEINFLILDEPTNHLDIDSREWIEEAVEAYDGTLLFVSHDRYFINRFATRIWEVSGGTITDYPMGFAQYRQVKAQEEAEKQETAKPVKEKTVTERPQRGNKAQQAARRQLTICERDIAKAEERIAALEADMEAAACDYEKLNELVQEKEAAQTELDALYERWEQLSEEAEG